The window ATTCCCAAATTTGTGATTATATTTGTTCGCGAATGAGGCCGATCTCGCCGTGCTGTACTCCATGTACCGAACGGCATCGAGCCTTCGAGAGAGCATTTCAGCGCGCAAGTGGCGAGCTTTCTTCACGTGGTCAACGGTTGTATTGTCATTGAGGCTTCCAATGTTGCTcagaaattgatgaaaacGTTTATcgtatttcatttcatttgatGACTCGTCATTGGATGAATAGAGATTTGTGTCCAGTACTTTCTTGATGGTTGTCTTGAATTCTTGAATTTTGACAGAGAGTAATATTATtcaattgggatttttttatttatagatTTGATGATAACAGAAAAGTATAGATTTTTATCCCAAATGACTTACGAAGATATTTCAGCACCCGGTGCAATTTAACTTTATCTCGACGcagaagaaacagaaaatcCTGCTCCTCAACCACATCGGAGTGTCTTCTGTCAGCCACTTTGCACGCCTCATAAACAATCCCCTTCAGCTGCTTCTGTACAACATCATTTATTAACTTTGCTGATTCTATCAAGGGCTCCGAGGAGTCGCCAAATCCATACATCATCCTCCTGAtttctgaaataaattattatgtaAACATTG of the Diachasmimorpha longicaudata isolate KC_UGA_2023 chromosome 13, iyDiaLong2, whole genome shotgun sequence genome contains:
- the LOC135168295 gene encoding transcription initiation protein SPT3 homolog, which codes for MSELSEWKCEPSNYITEIRRMMYGFGDSSEPLIESAKLINDVVQKQLKGIVYEACKVADRRHSDVVEEQDFLFLLRRDKVKLHRVLKYLQFKTTIKKVLDTNLYSSNDESSNEMKYDKRFHQFLSNIGSLNDNTTVDHVKKARHLRAEMLSRRLDAVRYMEYSTARSASFANKYNHKFGNWIGIEGDLKISKQAYTVLGYFAYETVAQIMDFAFLVRHDQTKIHGDALDRLRLGYCNPATYKPYQHGKGASTKPVTPSEINEALRRYWSPQLDKMGPFNRCSTPKQHPKFLAI